The following proteins come from a genomic window of Mycobacterium sp. DL:
- a CDS encoding PucR family transcriptional regulator, with protein sequence MPDNNRFIPPRSTVEVLENVPESALRRLKQYSGRLATQAVHAMEERLPFFAELEASQRASVQLVVQTAVVNFVEWMRNPQSNVSYTAQAFEVVPQDLRRRIALRQSVEMVRVTMEFFEEVVPLLARSEEQLTALTAGILRYSRDLAFAAASAYADQAEARGAWDTRMEANLVDAVVRGDLGPELQSQAAALNWDATAPATVVVGMPRPGRLDIASDDVHDVANRNGRAALCDVHGTWLVTIVSGGLSPTDRFLADLMSVFDDGPVVIGPTAPTLGGAHRSATEAIAGMNAVAGWAGAPRPVSARELLPERALLGDATAALALEADVMRPLSDAGPALMETLDAYLDSGGAIEACARKLFVHPNTVRYRLKRIADFTGRDPTIPRDSYVLRVASTVGRLSRQAQQSTSAGGGSGQVITVPPVTLVDQTGT encoded by the coding sequence ATGCCCGACAACAATCGGTTCATTCCGCCGCGATCCACGGTCGAAGTGCTGGAGAACGTGCCCGAGTCGGCGCTGCGCCGACTCAAGCAGTACTCGGGTCGACTCGCCACCCAGGCGGTCCACGCCATGGAGGAGCGGCTGCCGTTCTTCGCCGAGCTGGAGGCGTCCCAGCGGGCCAGCGTCCAGCTCGTGGTGCAGACCGCAGTGGTCAACTTCGTCGAGTGGATGCGCAATCCGCAGAGCAACGTCAGCTACACCGCCCAGGCATTCGAGGTGGTGCCGCAGGATCTTCGCAGGCGGATCGCGCTGCGCCAGTCCGTCGAGATGGTTCGCGTCACGATGGAGTTCTTCGAAGAAGTGGTACCGCTGCTGGCCCGGTCGGAGGAGCAGCTGACCGCGTTGACCGCGGGCATCCTGCGGTACAGCCGCGACCTGGCCTTCGCCGCCGCCAGCGCCTACGCCGACCAAGCAGAGGCCCGGGGCGCCTGGGACACCCGGATGGAAGCCAACCTGGTCGACGCCGTAGTCCGCGGCGACCTCGGGCCGGAACTGCAATCCCAGGCCGCCGCCCTGAACTGGGATGCGACCGCGCCGGCAACCGTTGTGGTCGGGATGCCCCGTCCCGGCAGGCTGGACATCGCCAGTGACGACGTGCACGACGTCGCGAACCGCAATGGGCGGGCCGCGCTGTGCGACGTGCACGGCACCTGGCTGGTCACGATCGTCTCAGGTGGACTGTCGCCGACGGACAGGTTCCTCGCCGATTTGATGAGCGTGTTCGACGACGGCCCGGTGGTGATCGGGCCGACCGCACCGACGCTGGGAGGCGCGCACCGCAGTGCCACCGAGGCGATCGCGGGGATGAACGCCGTGGCCGGTTGGGCGGGGGCACCGCGGCCGGTGTCGGCGCGGGAACTGCTCCCCGAGCGGGCCCTGCTGGGCGACGCCACGGCCGCGCTGGCGCTGGAAGCGGACGTGATGCGGCCGCTCTCGGATGCCGGCCCGGCGTTGATGGAGACGCTGGATGCCTACCTCGACTCGGGCGGCGCCATCGAGGCGTGCGCCCGCAAATTGTTCGTTCATCCAAACACCGTGCGATACCGGCTCAAACGGATCGCCGATTTCACAGGCCGCGACCCCACCATCCCCCGCGACTCGTATGTGCTCCGGGTGGCCTCGACAGTGGGCAGGTTGTCGCGCCAAGCTCAGCAGTCCACCTCTGCCGGCGGGGGTTCCGGGCAGGTCATCACTGTGCCCCCGGTCACACTTGTGGACCAAACGGGCACGTAA
- a CDS encoding ACP S-malonyltransferase, with product MLAFLAPGQGSQTPGMLAEWLELPGAASRIAAWSDISGLDLARLGTTATAEEITDTAVTQPLVVAATLIAHEELTKRGLLDEQQIIAAGHSVGEIAAYAIAGVITADEAVSLAATRGAEMAKACAIEPTGMSALLGGDEAEVLARLEALDLVPANRNAAGQIVAAGAVSALEKLAEDPPARARVRRLATAGAFHTRYMASALDAYAEVADKITPSEPTVTLLSNADGAPVTSAADAMAKLVAQLTRPVRWDLCMATLRDREVSAVVEFPPAGTLTGIAKRELKGTPTHPVKSPADLDALAESLRA from the coding sequence GTGCTTGCATTCCTCGCGCCCGGACAGGGTTCCCAGACTCCCGGCATGCTCGCCGAGTGGCTGGAGCTGCCTGGAGCCGCCTCGCGGATCGCGGCGTGGTCGGACATCAGTGGCCTCGATCTCGCCCGTCTGGGCACCACAGCAACCGCCGAGGAGATCACCGACACCGCGGTGACCCAGCCTCTGGTCGTCGCAGCGACGCTGATCGCACACGAAGAACTCACCAAGCGCGGCCTACTCGACGAGCAGCAGATCATCGCGGCCGGACATTCGGTCGGCGAGATCGCCGCCTACGCCATCGCCGGTGTCATCACCGCCGATGAAGCCGTGTCGCTCGCCGCGACCCGGGGGGCCGAAATGGCGAAGGCCTGCGCGATCGAACCCACCGGGATGTCGGCGCTGCTCGGTGGCGACGAAGCCGAGGTGCTCGCCCGACTGGAAGCGCTCGACCTCGTGCCCGCCAACCGCAACGCGGCCGGCCAGATCGTCGCCGCCGGCGCGGTGTCGGCGCTCGAGAAGCTCGCCGAGGATCCGCCGGCACGGGCCCGGGTTCGTCGACTCGCCACCGCGGGCGCATTCCACACCCGATACATGGCCTCGGCGCTCGACGCGTACGCCGAAGTCGCCGACAAGATCACCCCGTCCGAGCCGACCGTCACACTGCTGTCGAACGCCGACGGCGCGCCGGTGACCTCGGCCGCCGACGCGATGGCCAAGCTCGTGGCACAGTTGACCCGGCCGGTCCGCTGGGACCTGTGCATGGCGACGCTGCGGGATCGGGAAGTCTCGGCGGTCGTCGAGTTCCCACCGGCGGGGACGCTGACCGGAATCGCCAAGCGGGAACTCAAGGGAACACCCACTCATCCCGTCAAATCCCCCGCCGACCTGGACGCGCTCGCGGAGTCCCTGCGCGCCTGA